GATCAATGGCGACCGGATTCTGGAATTCAACAGTTCCTTTTTTACCGTCGAGAAGATTGAGGCGTGCGCTCCTGCTTTAGCAGTCGTGGCCACCGAAGCTCTGACGGGCAAGGAGTTGGTCTTGCAGCAGGGAGATTTGCGCTCCGCCATTCGGGGCAGTATTTCTATCCCAGGCCTGTTCACACCGGCTCCCTGGGAGGGGACCTTCCTTTTGGACGGTGGGCTGGTCAATCCGTTACCCGTCAATGTCTGCCGTGATCTCGGGGCTGAAATCATTATTGCCGTGGATGTCAATTCACAAATGGTCCTGCCCTTGGAGACCAGGGAAAATGAAACAGCCGAACATGAGGAGGCCGTGCCGGAAATCCCTTCAACCTGGCATAAGGTCCTGGGGTCAAGTCAGACGTATCTGTTTCAGTTGGTGCAGAACTGGTTGGGCAACACCAACTCTCAGCGGAAAAAAACGGCCTTTGAAAAAGGCATTGTCGACACCATGCTGCATTCGATCACGATTATGCAGCGAGCGGTCCAGCAAGCCCATCTGCAGACGACACGTCCGGAATTTTTGCTCCAGCCGCAGATAAATGGCGTTCGGCTCATGGATTTCCATCACGCCGCCTCGACTATCGAGGCCGGACGTCAGGCTGTGCAGGATTTTCTCAACAATCTGGATTCCCTGTAATCCGGTCCGGTATCTGGGACGGTTACTTACAAAGCCGGCTGTCGCGCTTTCGCGACAGCCGGCTTTGTTGGCCATGGACCCGCGTCCATGGGGCGGTGATGATTCATCCACCAGATACGAATTCAGGGTGCTTTTTGCGCCGCAAGCTAGAGTGATTTGAGCATGGTCCGCAACTTGCGCAGATGGTCGCGTTCTTCTTCTATGCACTCCTGCACGAAGCGTTTTTCACTTTCGGGCACGAGTTCACGCATTTCCATAAAAAACAAGATGGTGTCCTTCTCAAAACCCATGGCGAAGCGCAAGGCCTCGGCCTCGCTTTGCATATGGGTCAAAATGGTGTCCCCAAGCCCGTCGCCGAACAGGATGTGTGATTCAACGAGGGATTCGAGATATTCCTGATATTCCTGGTCCGTGGACCAGGCCGGGAGTTCAAACTGACCAACCCGCTGCAGCAGGCCCTGGAAGGTCTCCCGGTGTTTGATCTCCTCTCCGCCGAGATAGAGAAACAGATCACGGACCTGCTCATTGGCCGCCTTGCCGGCTACCCGCTTGTAAAAGCTCTCGCCTTTGGTCTCGACCTGAATCGCGGCCTCAACGATATCGCCGGCTGTAAAAATTCCCGCCATGACAACCTCCGCAGACTAGAGCTCCGAAGGGAGCTGTTTGAGTTGGGCGTAGGAGAACACCGGCCCATCGACACAGACATAGTGGGTGCCGATGTTGCAACGGCCACATAGGCCGATGCCGCACTTCATCCGTTTTTCCAACGTGGTGATGATCTGCTCGTCCTCGAAGCCGAGTTTCTTCAAGGCTTCGATGGTAAACTTGATCATGATCGGCGGGCCGCAGGTCACGGCCACCGTATTTTCCGGAGAAGGTTCCTCCTCAAGAAGAACGTGGGGGATGAGCCCGACGCGTTTGTCCCAGTCCGGGTGTTCGCGGTCTACGGTCAAAACGAGGTCCAGATCGTCGCGGGCCTCCCATTCAGGGATCTCCCCGCGGTAGGTCAGGTCATACGGTCCGCGTGCGCCGTAGATGAGCTTGATCTGGCCGTAGTCGTCGCGGTTGTCGAGCATGTACAAAAGCAGGGTCCGCAAAGGGGCCATGCCAATGCCGCCGCCGATAAAAAGGATATTTTTGCCCTGCATCTGCTGGTAGGGAAACCAATTGCCCAGCGGCGCCCGGACACCCACCTTGTCCCCGGCTCTGAGGTCGTGGAGCTTGGTGGTCACTTCTCCGGCTCGCATGACGCTGAACTGGAGATATTCCATGCGGCTTGGCGGAGAATTGATGACAAAGGTCGACTCGCCAGTACCGAAGACGGAAAGTTGGCCGACCTGGCCCGGCTCAAAGGAAAAGGAACGCATCTTTTCCTCGTCGTCCAGGGTGACCCGGAAGGTTTTGATATTCTGGGTTTCCTCTATGACCTCCTGGATAGTCGCCAGTTCCGGGAGGTAGGGGTTGTCGTTGGTACAATAGTTAACCATTGGCCTCCTCCTTGGCGCGCAGGACTATTTCCCGGATATCGACCGCGACCGGGCAGTGTTTGATGCAGCGCCCACATCCACAGCAGGCGATCGCCCCCTCATGCAGATCCGGGTAATAGCAGAATTTGTGCCCCACCCGGTTGCGCAAGCGGTGGGCCTTGGTCGGTCGGGGGTTGTGCATGCTGGCTTCCAGGGTGAACAAAAAGGACATGCAGGTATCCCAGGTCCGCACTCGGCGCCCTTCATACCCGCTGCCTTCATCGGTGATATTGAAGCAGTAGCAGGTCGGGCACAGATAGGTACACGCCCCGCAGGCGATACATTTCGCGGACATAGCTTCCCAGAAGTCCATGTCTTCAAAGAGCTTGAGGAGCTTGGCCGGGACGTCGGAAAGATCGGGGGCAGTGCCCATGGCCGCAAGGGCTTCTTCGTGTTGGGTCTTTGCCGCCGCTTCTTTGCCTCCGGCCTCGCCAAAGAGGGTGGAGGAGAGCAGGGCCTCTCCGGTGTCGGTGCACGCTTCGGCGACGTAGCCGCCCTCAACTTCCGTGAGCAGGACGTCTGAACCAGTGGTGTCTGCAGGGCCGCCTCCCGTCCAATGACAAAAGCAGGAGTTCTCAGGACGTTTGCAGGCAATACTGACAAACGCGGTCTGCTCCCGACGAGACTTGTAAAACGGGTCACACACGGCGTCCGAGGTGTAGACCCGGTCGTACGTGGCAAAGCCGCGGGCACCGCAAGGCCGGCAGCCGACTACCACTGCGGCCGGAGCCTCGGGGCGGGATTCGATCTCGATGTCGTTGCGGCCCGGATCGTCCTCGCGTTTGGTGTATTTGTAATGCACCAGCTCCTCGGTCTGCGGGAAAACGACCTCTTTAGGAGGGGTTGTCGGCTGGCGGTCCAGCACGAGCTCGGCCTGCTCCGAAAAGGGGGCGAAGACCACGCTCTGTTTGTCCTGAACCGGTACATAGACCTGTCGCGTCTGTTGCAATTCGGTCAGCCAACGCGGGAGATCCTGAGCGGCTATGAATTTGGTCGCACCCATTACCATCCTCTCTCGTTGATCTTCGCCTCTTCCACTTGGAACGTGAACAGCGGCGGTGTGGCTTCGGGGTCTGTGCCTGCCTCGAAATCGAACATCTCTTTGATCTCCCTGTTCATTTTGCGCTTGAGCGTCAAAATGGGGATATCCATGGGGCATGCCCGCTCACATTCCCCGCACTCGGTGCACCGGCCGGCCAAGTGCTGGGCGTGGATGATCTGGAAAAGCCATTTTTCAGCTACTCCGGTCTCCTGACTGATCCATTGCGGGTCCCGGGTCTGGGCGATGCAATGGTCACGGCAGACGCACATGGGGCAGGCGTTGCGGCAGGCGTAACAGCGGATGCAGCGATCGAGCTGGGCTGTCCAGTACTGCATGCGTTCGTCGTAGCTCATGGCCTCGAGGGCTTCGAGATCCGGGTCCGTCGGATCCTTTACCGGCTCCCGCGGCTCGCCAAGGACCTGGTCGGCAATGATCGGGTTGGGGTAGCGGCAGGAGAGGCATTTTTGGGGCCGCAGCTCCGCAATAGAGAGCCGGTGGTCCCCGGAGTCGGTCTGCACCACCAGAGCGTCACCTTCCTCGCGGACCTCGCGAACAAAGCCAGCCTCTGGCCCGAGGGCTTCTTCGACCTTGGCCAGATCGACGATGCCCTCGCAGGGCAGTCCGAAAACAGTCAGGTTCTCCCGCTCGATCAAGGATTCCTCGAGCAATTGGACAATGGAGCGGCTGTCGCAGCCCTTGACCACGACCCCGACCTTTTTGCCCTTGAGTCCCGGCAGATAGGTGGCCAGATTGTGCACGCACAGCGGCCCCCAGGTCATCTTGTCCAGATCGCCCTGTTCACGAATGAAAAGCGGGGTGGCATGCAAGGGATCGAACCCCGTGCCCCAGGCGATCACCATGTCTAACTCCGGCAGTTTGTGCCGGATTGCGTCTTGTAATTGTTCCAGTTGCGACACCCTGTCCTCCTCTGGGTTCGATGGATGCTAGGCTTGAAGGGCCGGAGCGCATTGCTTTTCAATGGCCGGGGCCGGTCCCAGGGTGTGGATGCGCTCGGTAAAGCGGGTAACGACGGTCTGCCACCGTTTGCCCTCAGAGGCGGAGACCCAGGTGTACTCAAATCGTTCCGGATCGATGCCCAGCACCGGCAAGGTCCGTTTGAGCAGCTCCAGCCTCCGGCGGGCGTAGTAATTGCCCTCAGAATAGTGGCAGTCCCGAGGGTGGCAGCCTGAAACGAGCACACCGTCCGCCCCGCCAAAAAAGGCCTTCATGATAAAAAGCGGGTTGGCGCGCCCGGTGCAGGGCAGCCGCACAATGCGCAAATCCATCGGCTGTTCGAAGCGCGAGACACCGGCGGTGTCCGCCCCGCCGTACGAACACCAATTACACAGAAAGCCCACTATGCGGAGCTTGTTTCCATCTTGGGCTGACATAAGGCACTGACCTCCGCGAGGATTTGATTGTCGGTGAAGTGTTGGAGCTGGATGGCGCCCTGGGGGCAGGTCACGTTACATATGCCGCAGCCCTGGCAGACCGAGGCGATGACTTCGGCCTTGGGGTTGCCGCCGCGGTCCTGGCTTTCCTGAATGGCGCCGAAAGGACAGGTGTTCACACACTTGAAACAGCCCACACAGCGCGCCAGTTGGACCTGGGCCACTTGCGGATCGGCTTCGAGTTGATCCTTGGAAAACAGGGCCAGGACCTTGGAGGCCGCCGCGGACCCCTGTCCGACAGAGGCTGGAATGTCCTTGGCTCCCTGGCAGGCTCCGGCGAGATAGACACCGGCGGTGTTGGTCTCCACCGGGCGCAGCTTGGGGTGGCTTTCCATGTAGAAGCCATAGGTGTCGTAGGAGATGCGCAGGGTTTCGGCCAATTTTTCCGCGCCGTCAGCACATTCCGCTCCGACCGCGAGAACGACCAGGTCGGCGTCGATCTCCACCTGGGTGCCGAGCAGGGTGTCCACACCCCGCACAACATAGCGCTCGCCCTTGGGGTAGATCATCGAGACCCGGCCGCGGATATAGTTGGCTCCATATTCCTCCATGGCCCGCCGGGTGAATTCGTCGTACATTTTCCCAGGGGCCCGGATGTCCATGTAGAAGACATAGGACTGGGATTCGGGGAGGTGGTCCTTGGTCAGGATCGTTTGCTTGGCCGTGTACATGCAGCAAAAGCCGGAACAATAGGGCCGGTTTACGGACTTGTCCCGACTGCCGACGCATTGGATGAAAACGACGTTTTCCGGTTCCTTGCCGTCAGAGGGGCGTTTGATATGCCCCCCCGTGGGGCCGGAGGCGTTCAGGATTCGTTCGTACTGCATGGAGGTGATGACGTCGGCAAACCGCCCGCCGCCGTACTCACCGTATTTGGAATGGTCAAAGAGATCGTAGCCGGTGGCGGTGATGACCGCGCCGATCTTTTCGGTGACGATCTCGTCTTGCATCTCGAAGTTGATGGCCTCGGTCGGGCAGACCTTGGCGCAGACGCCGCATTTGCCTTTGGTGAAGCGACGGCAATAGTCCGCGTCAATGGTCGCTTTCTTGGGTGTGGCCTGCGGGAAGGGAATATTGATGGCCGTGGTCGTCGAGATGCCTTCGTTGAAATAGTCGTAGGCCTTTTTGCTGGGGCATTTTTCCATGCACAGGCCGCAGCCGGTGCACTTCTCCCAGTCGACATAGGTGGCCTTGCGCCGGACCGTGGCCTCGAAATTGCCGACATAACCGCCCAGGGACTCGATCTCCGAATAGGCGTACAGGGTGATGTTCGGATGCATGGCGACGTCGACCATTTTGGGCCCAAGGACACACGAGGAACAGTCCACCGTAGGGAAGGTCTTGTCGAGCTTGGCCATTTTCCCGCCGATCGTGGAGGACTTTTCGACCAGCACGACCTCGAGGCCGCCGTCAGCGCAATCGAGGGCGGCCTGAATGCCGGCCACGCCTCCGCCGATGACCATGACCCGTTTGGTGACGTCGAATTTTTCCGAGATCAAAGGCCGGTCGCGGCGCAGTTTTTCCACGGCCATGCGGATGAGTTCAGAGGCCTTGTCCGTATTGGCGGCGACGTCCTTGGAGACCCAGGAGACGTGCTCGCGGATGTTGGCCATCTCAAACATGTACGCATTGAGGCCGGCGCGTTGCACCGCCCGGCGAAAGGTTGGCTCGTGCATGCGCGGGGTGCACGAGGCCACCACCACGCCATCCAACCCCTTTTCCTGGACGGCCTGGACGATCCCCTCCTGGCCCGGTTCGGAACAGGCGTACATGGTGTCTGTGGCAAAGGCCACTTCCGGAAAGTCCCGGGCGGTTTCAGCCACTTCCTGGACGTTGACTGTTCCCGCGATATTGCTGCCGCAGTGGCAGACAAAAACGCCGATTCGCATTGCGTTGACTCCTTGCTTAGGCTGCCCCGATAAACGGGGCTCGGTCGCGACGGTTGCCGTTAGGTGAGCGGATACCTGACCCCGGTCAGGAGGCGGCCTCGGCGATGGCCCTGGCCTTGGCCTTGTTCAGGACATCCTTGGGACTCACCGCGAGTTTTTCCAATCCGAGTTCTCGTCCCGGCAGGCCCAGCGCCAGCCCCAGCAGCTGGGTGAAGTAAAAGACCGGTATGTTGTGGTTGGCGTTTTGGGCCTTGTTGATCTGTTTCTGCCGCAGATCAAGGTTCATCTGGCACAGCGGGCAGGCCGTGACCATGGCCATGGCGCCGACATCTTCGGCCAACGACAACAATTTATGGGAAAGATGGGTGACAACGTCCTTGCGCGGGATCCCGTAGGAGGCCCCGCAGCATTCGACCTTGAGCGGGTAGGGCAGTACCGTAGCCCCGCAGGCCTCCAGGACGCGGTCCATAGCCGTGGGGTTCTCGGGGTCGTCGAACTGCATGACATCAGGGGGACGATTCATGATGCAGCCGTAATACGGGGCCACGAGCAGACCGGTCAGTGGTTTTTGGACCTTGGAGGCCAGGGCGTCCACCCCGATGTCCTCGACAAGGATCTGCAGCGTGGATTTGACTTCGAGGTTTCCTGCATACGGCGTTTCCAAAAGTTCGTTCATCGCCGTGAGGCTGTCGGGATCCTCGGCTTTGCGGGCGGCCACCTTCAGATTGGTCAGGCAACTCGGACACGGCGTGGTTACACAGGTCGGCTCGAGTTGCTGAGCCAACTGGAGATTGCGCAGGGACAAGGCTCCGGAGAGCGTGTGGTCAACGGTGTGAGCCGGTGTCGAACCGCAGCAGCTCCAGTCCGGGATATCCCGGAGTTGGATGCCGAGTTTGTCACAACACGCCCGGGTGGATTTGTCGTAATCCGTGGCGGTTCCTATCTGGGAGCACCCAGGATAATACGCATAGATGGTCTCGGAGCGCATGCTTACTCTTCCCTCCTCAGTCGGCGCAGCCACGCGGCCACTGGACTCATACGTTCGGCCTGAAAAGGACGGTAGGCTTCCCGTCCTTGTTCCTGTTTTTCCATATAGCGATCAAAAATTGCGGCGACGTGCTCCTTGCCCTCAATGTTGTGGGGGGTGAAGCTGAGCTTGCCCTTGGCCATGACCGTGGGGCCCAATTCGGCATCGGTCATGACCCGTTTGCTGTGGGCGATGTACGAAGACATGGCCCCGAGTTCATAGACCCGGCCGTGTTTGTGGACCGATTCCAGGAAGGCGTCATAAAAGAGTTTGACGTTGCGTTCGGTGACGTAGCCTTCCCGGCGGGCCATATGCCGCAAAACATCCATGATCTGGGCCACATCGATATTGTTGGGACAGCGGGTGGTGCAGGATTGACAGGTGGCGCAGAGCCAAAGCGACCGGCTGCGCAGAACCGTGTCTTTTTGTCCCGCCTGAACGAGGCGCATGATCTGGTGCACCGGGATGTCATAGACGAAGGTGTAAGGACAGCCCGCCGTGCAGTTCCCGCATTGGTAGCACAGGGCGACATCCTGGTGACTTTCCTCGTTGACCTGTTGGGTAAAGGCAGGGTCGGTGTGGGTGGAAAGATTGATGGTCTGCATAGGGCGTCTTTTCCTCGCACTTCGTCTGGTCTGTTGGCTCGTGGTGATGAAAAAACGCTGCCCCCGTCGGACAGCGTATCTTTCAGTGAACGGGAGAGACGGAGCCCCGCCTCTCCCGGGACTGAACGGTATTTACAGAGCGGCCTTGTAAATGGCGGCCACGTCGGCGTCTGTGGGGCAGCGCGGATTGGTGAACCCACAGGCGTCTTTCTGGGCGTTTTCGGTCATGGTCTGGATGTCTTTTTCTTTGACATCGACGCCGTAGCGCTTGCCAAGCTCGACCAGGCCATCGGGGATGCCGACATCGGTGGAAAGGGTCTTGATGGCGTCGATAGCCTTTTCGGCCGCGGCGCGGGGGGCGAGACCTTCCACATTTTCGCCCATGGCCTTGGCCATGTCAATGAAGCGGTCCACTTTGGCGATGAGGTTGAATTTTTCAACGTGGGGCAGCAAGACGGCGTTACATTCACCGTGAGGCAGGTCGTAGAAGCCACCGAGTTGGTGGGCCATGGCGTGGACGTGGCCAAGGCTGGCGTTATTGAAGGCCATGCCGGCCAGGTACTGGGCGAAGGCCATTTTTTCGCGGGCTTCCATGTCTTGCCCATTGGCCACTGCCGGACGCAGATACTTAGCAATAAGCTGAATGGCCTGCAAGGCGCAAGCGTCAGTGATGGGGTTCGCAGCGAGGGAGACATAGGCCTCGACAGCGTGGGTCAGCGCGTCCATGCCTGTGGCCGCCGTCAGGGCCGGAGGCATGCCAACCATCAACAGGGGATCGTCGATGGCGATACCGGGGGTGACGCGCCAGTCCACAATCGCCATTTTCACTTTTCTGGAGGTATCGGTAATGATGCAAAACCGGGTCATTTCCGAGGCGGTGCCGGCGGTGGTGTTAACAGCCAGATACGGAGGCATGGGTTTTTCTGATTTATCGATGCCTTCAAAATCATGGATCTTGCCGCCGTTGGAGACGACCAGTCCGATGCCTTTGCCGCAGTCGTGGGAGGACCCGCCACCGAGGGAGATCAGGGAGTCGCAACCATTTTTCTGATAGATATCCACGCCGGCGTGGACGTTGTTGTCTGTGGGGTTGGGGATGGTTTCGTCGTAAATGACGCATTCCATGCCATTTTCTTTCAACAGATCGGCAATCTGTTGGGAGATCCCGGCCTTCGTGATACCTTTATCCGTAACAAGCAAAGGCTTGCTCCCGCCCAAGGCCTTGATCCGTTCCGGGATCTCCTTGTGGGCGCCGATTCCGATCAGGGTCACACTGGGGATAAAAAAACCGTAAACCATTTCCTGAACTGCCATGACTGACTCCTTTGGGGGTTAGAGTGGAAAAAAACAGTCATTGTGCGAAATACAGGCAGCAATTTCGGTTATGAGTGAGCAAATATCGGGCCAAATATAAAAAACTATTTATGGAAGGGGGTTATCGTTGAGTCAGGTCGAGAGACAGGTTCAAAGGGCCCCTGAAGTGGGCGGTCCGAGCAAGGCTGAGCGGGGGGTGGCGAGGGGGGTGTGAAAGAATAAATAGAAAAAACAGTGCGTTATGCTGTGTAGCAAAATGACACGGCCGTAACAGGGGTTTGGGAAAAAATGATACACTGGGCTGGGCACACATTCCATGCGGGCGGAGGGAAGCGAACGATGTGGCCGTAAGGGCTTTGTCGTCTCTTTGGCTCTTGCCGGAGTGACCGGCGACGGTGGTTCG
The sequence above is drawn from the Desulfohalobium retbaense DSM 5692 genome and encodes:
- a CDS encoding 4Fe-4S dicluster domain-containing protein — encoded protein: MQTINLSTHTDPAFTQQVNEESHQDVALCYQCGNCTAGCPYTFVYDIPVHQIMRLVQAGQKDTVLRSRSLWLCATCQSCTTRCPNNIDVAQIMDVLRHMARREGYVTERNVKLFYDAFLESVHKHGRVYELGAMSSYIAHSKRVMTDAELGPTVMAKGKLSFTPHNIEGKEHVAAIFDRYMEKQEQGREAYRPFQAERMSPVAAWLRRLRREE
- a CDS encoding hydrogenase iron-sulfur subunit, translated to MSAQDGNKLRIVGFLCNWCSYGGADTAGVSRFEQPMDLRIVRLPCTGRANPLFIMKAFFGGADGVLVSGCHPRDCHYSEGNYYARRRLELLKRTLPVLGIDPERFEYTWVSASEGKRWQTVVTRFTERIHTLGPAPAIEKQCAPALQA
- a CDS encoding CoB--CoM heterodisulfide reductase iron-sulfur subunit A family protein, encoding MRIGVFVCHCGSNIAGTVNVQEVAETARDFPEVAFATDTMYACSEPGQEGIVQAVQEKGLDGVVVASCTPRMHEPTFRRAVQRAGLNAYMFEMANIREHVSWVSKDVAANTDKASELIRMAVEKLRRDRPLISEKFDVTKRVMVIGGGVAGIQAALDCADGGLEVVLVEKSSTIGGKMAKLDKTFPTVDCSSCVLGPKMVDVAMHPNITLYAYSEIESLGGYVGNFEATVRRKATYVDWEKCTGCGLCMEKCPSKKAYDYFNEGISTTTAINIPFPQATPKKATIDADYCRRFTKGKCGVCAKVCPTEAINFEMQDEIVTEKIGAVITATGYDLFDHSKYGEYGGGRFADVITSMQYERILNASGPTGGHIKRPSDGKEPENVVFIQCVGSRDKSVNRPYCSGFCCMYTAKQTILTKDHLPESQSYVFYMDIRAPGKMYDEFTRRAMEEYGANYIRGRVSMIYPKGERYVVRGVDTLLGTQVEIDADLVVLAVGAECADGAEKLAETLRISYDTYGFYMESHPKLRPVETNTAGVYLAGACQGAKDIPASVGQGSAAASKVLALFSKDQLEADPQVAQVQLARCVGCFKCVNTCPFGAIQESQDRGGNPKAEVIASVCQGCGICNVTCPQGAIQLQHFTDNQILAEVSALCQPKMETSSA
- a CDS encoding 4Fe-4S dicluster domain-containing protein, with translation MSQLEQLQDAIRHKLPELDMVIAWGTGFDPLHATPLFIREQGDLDKMTWGPLCVHNLATYLPGLKGKKVGVVVKGCDSRSIVQLLEESLIERENLTVFGLPCEGIVDLAKVEEALGPEAGFVREVREEGDALVVQTDSGDHRLSIAELRPQKCLSCRYPNPIIADQVLGEPREPVKDPTDPDLEALEAMSYDERMQYWTAQLDRCIRCYACRNACPMCVCRDHCIAQTRDPQWISQETGVAEKWLFQIIHAQHLAGRCTECGECERACPMDIPILTLKRKMNREIKEMFDFEAGTDPEATPPLFTFQVEEAKINERGW
- a CDS encoding iron-containing alcohol dehydrogenase produces the protein MAVQEMVYGFFIPSVTLIGIGAHKEIPERIKALGGSKPLLVTDKGITKAGISQQIADLLKENGMECVIYDETIPNPTDNNVHAGVDIYQKNGCDSLISLGGGSSHDCGKGIGLVVSNGGKIHDFEGIDKSEKPMPPYLAVNTTAGTASEMTRFCIITDTSRKVKMAIVDWRVTPGIAIDDPLLMVGMPPALTAATGMDALTHAVEAYVSLAANPITDACALQAIQLIAKYLRPAVANGQDMEAREKMAFAQYLAGMAFNNASLGHVHAMAHQLGGFYDLPHGECNAVLLPHVEKFNLIAKVDRFIDMAKAMGENVEGLAPRAAAEKAIDAIKTLSTDVGIPDGLVELGKRYGVDVKEKDIQTMTENAQKDACGFTNPRCPTDADVAAIYKAAL
- a CDS encoding ferritin-like domain-containing protein → MAGIFTAGDIVEAAIQVETKGESFYKRVAGKAANEQVRDLFLYLGGEEIKHRETFQGLLQRVGQFELPAWSTDQEYQEYLESLVESHILFGDGLGDTILTHMQSEAEALRFAMGFEKDTILFFMEMRELVPESEKRFVQECIEEERDHLRKLRTMLKSL
- a CDS encoding CoB--CoM heterodisulfide reductase iron-sulfur subunit B family protein, producing MRSETIYAYYPGCSQIGTATDYDKSTRACCDKLGIQLRDIPDWSCCGSTPAHTVDHTLSGALSLRNLQLAQQLEPTCVTTPCPSCLTNLKVAARKAEDPDSLTAMNELLETPYAGNLEVKSTLQILVEDIGVDALASKVQKPLTGLLVAPYYGCIMNRPPDVMQFDDPENPTAMDRVLEACGATVLPYPLKVECCGASYGIPRKDVVTHLSHKLLSLAEDVGAMAMVTACPLCQMNLDLRQKQINKAQNANHNIPVFYFTQLLGLALGLPGRELGLEKLAVSPKDVLNKAKARAIAEAAS
- a CDS encoding 4Fe-4S dicluster domain-containing protein — its product is MGATKFIAAQDLPRWLTELQQTRQVYVPVQDKQSVVFAPFSEQAELVLDRQPTTPPKEVVFPQTEELVHYKYTKREDDPGRNDIEIESRPEAPAAVVVGCRPCGARGFATYDRVYTSDAVCDPFYKSRREQTAFVSIACKRPENSCFCHWTGGGPADTTGSDVLLTEVEGGYVAEACTDTGEALLSSTLFGEAGGKEAAAKTQHEEALAAMGTAPDLSDVPAKLLKLFEDMDFWEAMSAKCIACGACTYLCPTCYCFNITDEGSGYEGRRVRTWDTCMSFLFTLEASMHNPRPTKAHRLRNRVGHKFCYYPDLHEGAIACCGCGRCIKHCPVAVDIREIVLRAKEEANG
- a CDS encoding patatin-like phospholipase family protein: MHIEALRQKKIGIALSCGAARGFAHLGVLDELDRAGIHPCCIAGSSAGALVGALYSGGRFQDYIERIQHWTRKDTLAMMDPVVPRSGLINGDRILEFNSSFFTVEKIEACAPALAVVATEALTGKELVLQQGDLRSAIRGSISIPGLFTPAPWEGTFLLDGGLVNPLPVNVCRDLGAEIIIAVDVNSQMVLPLETRENETAEHEEAVPEIPSTWHKVLGSSQTYLFQLVQNWLGNTNSQRKKTAFEKGIVDTMLHSITIMQRAVQQAHLQTTRPEFLLQPQINGVRLMDFHHAASTIEAGRQAVQDFLNNLDSL
- a CDS encoding FAD/NAD(P)-binding protein, with translation MVNYCTNDNPYLPELATIQEVIEETQNIKTFRVTLDDEEKMRSFSFEPGQVGQLSVFGTGESTFVINSPPSRMEYLQFSVMRAGEVTTKLHDLRAGDKVGVRAPLGNWFPYQQMQGKNILFIGGGIGMAPLRTLLLYMLDNRDDYGQIKLIYGARGPYDLTYRGEIPEWEARDDLDLVLTVDREHPDWDKRVGLIPHVLLEEEPSPENTVAVTCGPPIMIKFTIEALKKLGFEDEQIITTLEKRMKCGIGLCGRCNIGTHYVCVDGPVFSYAQLKQLPSEL